The following proteins are encoded in a genomic region of Mycobacterium kiyosense:
- a CDS encoding PPE family protein produces the protein MTAPVWMAAPPEVHSTLLSSGAGSGPLLAAAAAWAALGAEYAAVAAELSAAVAAVQAGSWEGPTAAAYTTAHVPYLAWLTRMSADSAGAAARHEVAAAAYSAALAAMPTMAELTANHVLHGVLVATNFFGINTIPIAVNEADYIRMWVQAATTMSVYQAVSSAALTSAAPAEQSPQILAAQAAPAEPATTPPTDPIEELLAWSEHFTSMYRALKGLILDPFGTVIQLITDFATNPVAAFTTWLPLIYVFLYAATFAVMGTPIYNAIAAPFGVIPLALALCTITVAAEVPAELVAEVPAVPAEQHITPVVSITPALTTAGVAPAPSSLPAQAPAATATATAPPPSGFQGFAYLVGGPGPGPTMGPALRTRASASAPASGIAAASAASAAASARAKARRRRRGDVKNRGYRDEYLTLDDAPNWTPEETPTDDVTGSDAGAGSLGFTGTATKSSIRAATGLTTLAGDSFTDRPRLPMMPGTWPPRPRRRRGNPVALAAYRQAG, from the coding sequence ATGACCGCTCCGGTGTGGATGGCCGCCCCGCCCGAGGTGCACTCGACGCTACTGAGCAGCGGCGCCGGATCCGGACCTTTGCTGGCCGCCGCGGCGGCCTGGGCTGCGCTGGGCGCCGAGTACGCCGCCGTCGCCGCCGAGTTATCCGCCGCGGTCGCCGCCGTGCAGGCCGGCTCCTGGGAGGGGCCGACGGCCGCGGCGTACACGACGGCCCATGTTCCCTATCTGGCGTGGCTGACCCGCATGAGCGCGGACAGCGCCGGCGCCGCCGCGCGACACGAGGTGGCCGCAGCCGCCTACTCGGCGGCGCTCGCGGCGATGCCGACGATGGCCGAACTGACGGCCAACCATGTCCTGCACGGCGTATTGGTCGCGACGAACTTCTTCGGCATCAACACCATCCCGATCGCCGTGAACGAAGCGGACTACATCCGGATGTGGGTCCAGGCGGCCACCACGATGAGTGTCTACCAAGCGGTTTCGTCGGCCGCGCTGACCAGCGCGGCACCGGCGGAACAGTCGCCGCAGATACTGGCCGCGCAAGCGGCGCCCGCCGAACCGGCGACGACACCACCCACCGATCCCATCGAAGAGCTACTGGCCTGGTCCGAGCACTTCACCAGCATGTACCGGGCGCTCAAGGGCCTGATCCTCGACCCGTTCGGCACGGTCATCCAGCTGATCACCGACTTCGCCACCAACCCGGTAGCCGCCTTCACCACCTGGCTGCCGCTGATCTATGTGTTTCTCTACGCGGCCACCTTCGCGGTGATGGGTACGCCCATCTACAACGCGATCGCGGCACCCTTCGGGGTGATCCCGCTCGCGTTGGCGCTCTGCACCATCACGGTAGCCGCCGAGGTCCCCGCCGAACTGGTTGCCGAGGTCCCGGCGGTACCGGCCGAGCAACACATCACCCCGGTTGTGAGCATCACCCCGGCTCTGACCACCGCCGGCGTGGCGCCCGCGCCGAGCAGCCTGCCGGCCCAGGCGCCGGCGGCCACCGCCACCGCGACCGCTCCCCCGCCCTCCGGCTTCCAGGGATTCGCCTACCTGGTCGGCGGTCCAGGACCCGGTCCCACCATGGGACCGGCGCTGCGCACCAGGGCGAGCGCAAGCGCACCGGCGTCGGGGATCGCTGCCGCCAGTGCCGCATCGGCGGCTGCCAGTGCCAGAGCCAAGGCTCGCCGACGCCGCCGCGGCGATGTCAAGAACCGCGGCTACCGCGACGAGTACCTCACCCTGGATGACGCGCCGAACTGGACCCCGGAAGAGACGCCGACCGACGACGTCACCGGGTCCGACGCCGGTGCCGGGTCACTCGGATTCACCGGCACCGCAACGAAATCCAGCATCCGGGCGGCAACCGGGTTGACCACCCTGGCCGGCGACTCGTTCACCGATCGGCCGAGGTTGCCGATGATGCCCGGGACGTGGCCCCCCCGACCCCGCCGACGCCGCGGAAACCCAGTAGCGCTAGCGGCCTACCGCCAGGCCGGCTGA
- a CDS encoding hypothetical protein (frameshifted, deletion at around 3206545,3206365) — protein sequence MSKSDLAARPMFARTRDAIEAHLTIVFTALALSREIQTRTGLSLRRFLRTLKPLRNATIDINGVIATYPPALNPEVEAILDALKPTNSRH from the coding sequence ATGTCGAAATCCGACCTCGCCGCCCGACCGATGTTCGCTCGCACCCGCGATGCCATCGAAGCCCACCTGACCATCGTGTTCACCGCCCTGGCCCTGAGCCGCGAAATCCAGACCCGAACCGGACTCTCACTGCGACGGTTCCTGCGTACCCTCAAACCCCTGCGCAACGCCACCATCGACATCAACGGCGTCATCGCCACCTACCCGCCAGCACTGAACCCCGAGGTCGAGGCAATACTCGACGCCCTCAAGCCCACGAACTCAAGGCACTAA
- a CDS encoding hypothetical protein (frameshifted, deletion at around 3206545,3206365), producing MAGDKAARTPRFVKTRNGELDEASLQRARHLVGLKGYVTNIEAARMPATEVIASYQTCGESSSPSGCRNPTSPPDRCSLAPAMPSKPT from the coding sequence GTGGCCGGCGACAAGGCCGCCCGCACACCACGATTCGTCAAAACCCGCAACGGAGAACTCGACGAGGCCTCGCTGCAGCGGGCACGCCATCTCGTCGGCCTCAAGGGCTACGTCACCAACATCGAAGCCGCCCGCATGCCCGCTACCGAGGTCATCGCCAGCTATCAGACTTGTGGCGAGTCGAGCAGTCCTTCCGGATGTCGAAATCCGACCTCGCCGCCCGACCGATGTTCGCTCGCACCCGCGATGCCATCGAAGCCCACCTGA
- a CDS encoding hypothetical protein (frameshifted, insertion at around 3208709) codes for MGVHAERILKLFGHKDLNKVVSFCGPEQEYFLVDRHFFLARPDLINAGRTVFGAKPPKGQEFDDHYFGAVPERVLGFMMDTERELFKLGIPAKTRHNEVAPGQFEVAPMFERANIASDHQQLLMTIFKTIAKKHGMECLFHEKPFAGVNGSGKHVNFSVGNSELGSLLVPGDTPHENAQFLVFCAAVIRAVHKFAGLLRVSVASATNDHRLGANEAPPAIISIFLGEQLADVFEQIAKGAATSSKGKGTMIIGVDTLPPLPTDAGDRNRTSPFAFTGNRFEFRAPGSGQTVAVPMIILNTIMADSFDYMATILEKAVADGEDFDSAVQKLLTDVITEHGAVVFNGDGYSENWQIEAAERGLPNLKTTLDAIPELIKPEAVEVFEKYGVFTARELHSRYEVRLEQYALTIAVEAKLALEMGTTVVLPAATRYQTELAQNVAALKAAGVEPSLAALEAVSAPLADLTAALATLKAALADHSADSALEEATHAQQALLPAMDAVRAATDALECVVADDLWPLPTYQEMLYIL; via the coding sequence ATGGGCGTGCATGCCGAGCGGATCCTGAAGCTGTTCGGCCACAAAGACCTCAACAAGGTCGTCTCCTTCTGCGGCCCGGAGCAGGAGTACTTCCTGGTCGACCGGCACTTCTTCCTGGCCCGGCCCGACCTGATCAACGCCGGACGCACCGTGTTCGGCGCCAAGCCGCCCAAAGGCCAGGAGTTCGACGACCACTACTTCGGTGCGGTGCCCGAGCGGGTGCTGGGCTTCATGATGGACACCGAGCGCGAGCTATTCAAGCTCGGCATTCCGGCCAAGACCCGGCACAACGAGGTGGCGCCCGGCCAGTTCGAGGTGGCGCCGATGTTCGAGCGCGCCAACATCGCCTCCGACCATCAGCAGTTGCTGATGACGATTTTCAAGACCATCGCGAAGAAGCACGGGATGGAGTGCCTGTTCCACGAGAAGCCCTTCGCCGGTGTCAACGGGTCCGGCAAGCACGTCAACTTCTCGGTGGGCAATTCCGAGCTGGGCTCACTGCTGGTGCCGGGTGACACGCCGCACGAGAACGCGCAGTTCCTGGTGTTCTGCGCCGCGGTGATCCGCGCGGTGCACAAATTCGCTGGGCTGCTTCGTGTTTCGGTTGCCTCGGCCACCAACGACCACCGGCTGGGCGCCAACGAGGCGCCACCGGCGATCATCTCGATCTTCCTCGGCGAACAACTCGCCGACGTGTTCGAGCAGATCGCCAAGGGTGCGGCGACGTCGTCGAAGGGCAAGGGCACCATGATCATCGGGGTCGACACGCTGCCGCCGCTGCCGACCGACGCCGGCGACCGCAACCGCACCAGCCCGTTCGCGTTCACCGGCAACCGATTCGAGTTCCGCGCCCCGGGATCCGGGCAGACCGTTGCCGTGCCGATGATCATTCTGAACACGATCATGGCGGACTCGTTCGACTACATGGCCACGATTCTCGAGAAAGCCGTAGCCGACGGCGAGGACTTCGACTCAGCCGTGCAGAAGTTGCTGACCGACGTCATCACCGAACACGGCGCGGTGGTGTTCAACGGGGACGGCTACTCGGAGAACTGGCAGATCGAGGCCGCCGAGCGCGGATTGCCCAACCTGAAGACCACGCTGGACGCCATCCCGGAACTGATCAAGCCCGAAGCGGTCGAGGTCTTCGAGAAATACGGCGTTTTCACCGCACGCGAGCTGCACAGCCGTTATGAGGTACGGCTGGAGCAGTACGCGTTGACCATCGCGGTCGAGGCGAAGCTGGCGCTGGAGATGGGGACCACGGTCGTGCTTCCGGCGGCCACGCGATACCAGACCGAACTCGCCCAGAATGTCGCCGCCCTCAAGGCGGCCGGTGTGGAGCCGAGTTTGGCTGCACTGGAAGCGGTTTCGGCCCCGCTCGCGGACTTGACCGCGGCGCTGGCGACACTCAAGGCGGCGTTGGCGGATCATTCGGCGGATTCGGCTCTCGAAGAGGCCACCCACGCCCAGCAGGCATTGCTGCCGGCGATGGACGCGGTACGTGCCGCGACCGATGCGCTGGAATGCGTTGTGGCCGATGACTTGTGGCCGCTGCCCACCTACCAGGAGATGCTCTACATCCTGTGA
- a CDS encoding hypothetical protein (frameshifted, insertion at around 3208712,3208998): MSGNAVRLQAINSVEAFIPPAISFVPGETPGEVFGSNVFTKAEMQARLPKTVFKSIVATIEKGAKLDPAVADTVAVAMKDWALEKRRHPLRARVLPDDRPDGREARQFPRARLRRADAGGVRRQDPDPG; the protein is encoded by the coding sequence TTGAGCGGCAACGCAGTCCGCCTGCAGGCGATTAACAGTGTAGAGGCATTCATTCCCCCGGCGATCAGCTTCGTACCGGGCGAGACACCCGGAGAGGTGTTCGGCTCCAACGTCTTCACCAAGGCCGAGATGCAGGCCCGGCTCCCCAAGACGGTGTTCAAATCCATCGTGGCGACCATCGAGAAGGGCGCCAAGCTCGACCCGGCCGTCGCCGACACCGTCGCGGTGGCGATGAAGGACTGGGCACTGGAAAAAAGGCGCCACCCACTACGCGCACGTGTTCTACCCGATGACCGGCCTGACGGCCGAGAAGCACGACAGTTTCCTCGAGCCCGTCTCCGACGGGCAGACGCTGGCGGAGTTCGCCGGCAAGACCCTGATCCAGGGTGA
- a CDS encoding putative diacyglycerol O-acyltransferase, whose protein sequence is MQQLSWSDDMMLRAEGPATPLQIQLVADLRPSTAPGGKVTFKGILEELDARLHLAEVFRRRLTELPGGLHRPYWVDDPDFDLEYHVRHIGLPQPGDWRQLCIQVARLHARQVDLRRPPWEITVIEGLNAVPGVPKGSFAMALKLHHCAVDGIASVQMIAALHDLAADGPRPPGPDHPWQPAPLPSSSELLARTAANAVLHPVRAGRVVASSAPQLVRGLAGLPAKLVGGVLNSVSDGGPAKTLFPPRTRFNQTVSPHRVFEARFHDLADFKRIKARVPGATVNDVALAYVGGALRAYLDQHGELPDESLVAACPISLRDATDASGGGNMLYGRLQALGTDIADPLQRLAGIAESTAGSRSDQEHTTRTQMLELVATLPTVLLGVTAKAASVLPFSGPTVANTTVTNVPGPTEPIYFRGARLLRAAGLGPLIGGLNLCHVVASYNGTLCISATADRDALPDPARYAECMDGAFAELLAAAS, encoded by the coding sequence GTGCAGCAGCTGAGTTGGAGTGACGACATGATGTTGCGGGCCGAGGGCCCGGCGACACCATTGCAGATCCAGCTGGTTGCTGATCTACGACCGTCAACGGCGCCCGGCGGAAAAGTGACCTTCAAGGGGATCCTCGAAGAGCTGGACGCCCGGCTGCACCTGGCGGAGGTTTTCCGGCGCCGGTTGACCGAGCTGCCCGGTGGTCTGCATAGGCCCTACTGGGTCGACGACCCAGACTTCGACCTGGAATACCACGTCCGCCACATCGGGCTGCCGCAGCCGGGCGACTGGCGGCAACTGTGCATCCAGGTGGCGCGACTGCATGCGCGGCAGGTCGACCTGCGCCGCCCGCCCTGGGAGATCACCGTCATCGAAGGCCTGAACGCGGTGCCGGGGGTGCCGAAAGGGTCCTTTGCGATGGCGCTGAAGCTGCACCACTGCGCGGTTGACGGCATCGCCAGCGTGCAGATGATCGCGGCGTTGCACGACCTGGCCGCCGACGGTCCGCGCCCGCCGGGGCCGGATCATCCGTGGCAACCGGCGCCACTGCCGTCGTCCTCGGAGTTGTTGGCGCGGACCGCGGCCAACGCCGTGCTGCATCCGGTGCGGGCAGGCCGGGTCGTCGCCTCGAGTGCGCCCCAACTGGTCCGCGGTCTGGCCGGTCTGCCCGCCAAACTGGTCGGCGGCGTGCTGAACAGCGTCTCCGACGGCGGGCCGGCAAAGACGCTGTTTCCGCCCAGAACCCGGTTCAACCAAACCGTCTCACCGCACCGTGTCTTCGAGGCCCGGTTCCACGACCTCGCCGACTTCAAGCGCATCAAGGCACGGGTGCCGGGCGCGACCGTCAACGACGTGGCGCTGGCCTACGTCGGCGGGGCGCTGCGCGCGTACCTGGACCAGCACGGCGAACTTCCGGACGAGTCGCTGGTCGCCGCATGTCCGATCTCGCTGCGCGACGCCACCGACGCCAGCGGCGGCGGCAACATGTTGTACGGCCGACTGCAGGCGCTGGGTACCGACATCGCCGATCCGCTGCAGCGGCTGGCCGGCATCGCCGAGTCCACCGCTGGCAGCCGGTCGGACCAAGAACACACCACCCGCACCCAGATGCTCGAGTTGGTGGCCACGCTGCCCACCGTGCTGCTGGGGGTGACCGCCAAAGCCGCCAGCGTGCTGCCCTTCTCCGGTCCGACCGTCGCCAACACCACGGTGACCAACGTGCCGGGGCCCACCGAGCCCATTTATTTCCGCGGCGCACGCCTGCTCCGCGCGGCGGGCCTGGGCCCGTTGATCGGTGGTCTGAACCTCTGCCATGTGGTCGCCAGCTACAACGGCACGTTGTGCATCAGCGCCACCGCCGACCGCGACGCCCTTCCGGACCCGGCCCGATACGCCGAATGCATGGACGGCGCTTTCGCCGAGTTACTCGCGGCCGCGAGCTGA
- a CDS encoding membrane protein translates to MSQPPARTWRRRHPAEPHAVGTSTRLNWLRAAVLGANDGIVSVAGIVVGVAGATTQRGPLFTAGLAGLVAGAVSMALGEFVSVSSQRDSERALLAQEREELARAPSTELAELTAIYAAKGLSPQTAARVAEELTAHDAFAAHAEAELKIDPGDLANPWHAAVASAVAFTAGALLPLLAILLPPETWRVPVTFVAVLVALGLTGALSARLGGASARRATARVVLGGAAGLAFTYGVGHLFGAAIS, encoded by the coding sequence GTGTCCCAGCCACCGGCTAGAACCTGGCGACGACGGCATCCGGCAGAACCGCATGCCGTCGGCACGTCGACACGCCTGAACTGGCTGCGCGCGGCGGTTCTCGGCGCCAACGACGGCATCGTCTCGGTAGCCGGCATTGTCGTCGGGGTGGCCGGCGCGACGACGCAACGCGGACCGCTCTTCACCGCCGGATTGGCCGGCCTGGTGGCCGGCGCGGTGTCGATGGCGCTGGGTGAATTCGTCTCGGTGTCCAGCCAGCGCGACAGCGAGCGGGCGCTGCTGGCCCAGGAACGCGAGGAACTGGCTCGGGCGCCCAGCACCGAGTTGGCCGAGCTCACGGCGATCTATGCCGCCAAAGGCCTCTCACCGCAGACCGCGGCGCGGGTCGCCGAGGAATTGACAGCCCATGACGCCTTCGCCGCACATGCCGAAGCCGAGCTGAAGATCGACCCGGGCGACCTGGCCAATCCCTGGCACGCCGCGGTGGCATCGGCCGTCGCTTTCACCGCGGGCGCGTTGCTTCCGCTGCTGGCGATCCTGCTGCCACCGGAAACCTGGCGGGTGCCGGTGACGTTCGTCGCTGTGCTGGTCGCATTGGGTCTGACCGGCGCGCTCAGCGCGCGCCTGGGTGGGGCAAGCGCGCGTCGCGCGACGGCCCGGGTCGTGCTCGGCGGCGCTGCGGGCCTGGCGTTCACCTACGGTGTCGGCCACCTCTTCGGAGCAGCGATCAGTTGA
- a CDS encoding pyridoxamine 5'-phosphate oxidase, giving the protein MTHQIHDDNGAAVLSAKECWELLEGTTLGRLVTAVDGRPEIFPVNYAVQRKTILFRTAAGTKLVSTAINNHVVFEVDDHDVAQGWSVIVRGTARSVRSDEEIEEAERAQVLPWTDSEKSHYVRVIPESVTGRRFQFTRVGL; this is encoded by the coding sequence ATGACGCACCAAATCCACGACGACAATGGCGCCGCCGTCCTGTCGGCAAAGGAATGCTGGGAACTGTTGGAGGGCACCACCTTGGGGCGGCTGGTCACCGCCGTCGACGGGCGACCCGAGATCTTCCCGGTGAACTATGCGGTGCAACGCAAGACAATTCTGTTCCGCACCGCGGCCGGCACCAAACTGGTGAGTACCGCCATCAACAATCACGTGGTCTTCGAAGTCGACGATCACGACGTCGCCCAGGGTTGGAGCGTGATCGTCAGGGGAACCGCACGCTCGGTGCGCAGCGACGAGGAAATCGAGGAAGCCGAACGCGCGCAGGTGCTGCCGTGGACCGACTCGGAGAAATCACATTACGTGCGAGTGATCCCGGAGAGCGTGACCGGCCGCCGCTTCCAGTTCACCCGGGTCGGGCTTTAG